In Candidatus Mycalebacterium zealandia, one DNA window encodes the following:
- a CDS encoding CBS domain-containing protein has protein sequence MKKNGSLSREQTLLIIGALVIGIAAGGVNYLFTAFYEEIYNGAVQPFFERGLWLFAPLFAGAALLIAVSKIPFAPKDLLGFGFPRFIEHINLGSGIVRGREAIVRALASIITLGFGGSAGQEGPIAQTGGAIGSAVGGRMRLSKSNIRTFIACGTAAAIAATFNAPITGVMFSEEIVLLRNLRSATFIPIVISSASATAISYFLKGSTPLFDMPGFSAFSLSDLAVFYLPLGIVTGLLAAGFIKMFSTTENLFQKIGDAKIRLFLGAAILGCIALLLPEVLGNGYEHVRKILTGNTTLFALAAILLLKPLATCVTVGSGWPGGLFAPAIFMGAATGGAFSKAMAAVTSTPAGIAPVCATVGMGAFLAAITHAPLTSIFLILELTHTYHLIVPAMVCVVTSWTIARSLSGGSIEALELKKEGVEISGIENESLHSLRVRDVMRTTIETIDENTSLRKLIEDLPGSKFTTFPIVNSDGGLSGIVSIQDFRQWLFQEDLKDLLLVKEFATLDVTTVCPDDNLYEVVKILGQKPAEILPVVEARGSKKLVGILSRRDVIEAYNKAVAVG, from the coding sequence ATGAAAAAAAACGGCTCTCTCTCCAGAGAGCAAACCCTTCTTATAATCGGCGCTCTTGTCATAGGAATCGCGGCTGGCGGCGTAAACTATCTTTTCACGGCTTTTTACGAGGAGATTTACAATGGTGCGGTTCAGCCGTTTTTTGAGCGCGGACTGTGGTTATTTGCGCCGCTTTTTGCGGGCGCCGCTCTGCTTATCGCGGTTTCAAAAATCCCTTTCGCGCCGAAAGATCTGCTGGGCTTCGGATTCCCCCGTTTCATTGAACACATAAACCTCGGAAGCGGAATTGTTCGGGGGCGCGAAGCGATTGTGAGAGCTCTCGCGTCCATCATAACACTGGGCTTCGGCGGCTCGGCGGGTCAGGAGGGACCGATAGCGCAAACGGGTGGAGCCATAGGTAGCGCGGTCGGCGGACGCATGCGGCTTTCCAAGTCAAACATACGCACCTTTATAGCGTGCGGAACGGCGGCGGCAATCGCGGCGACTTTCAACGCCCCTATCACGGGCGTGATGTTCAGCGAGGAAATCGTGCTGCTTAGAAATCTGCGCTCGGCAACTTTTATTCCCATTGTTATATCGTCTGCGTCCGCGACCGCAATTTCATATTTCCTCAAAGGCAGTACGCCTCTTTTTGACATGCCGGGGTTTTCGGCTTTCAGTCTGAGCGACCTCGCGGTTTTCTATCTCCCTCTGGGAATAGTTACGGGGCTCCTCGCGGCGGGCTTCATCAAGATGTTTTCCACGACCGAAAACCTGTTTCAAAAAATCGGAGACGCTAAAATACGGCTTTTTTTAGGAGCCGCCATTCTCGGCTGCATAGCCCTTCTGCTGCCCGAGGTGCTCGGCAACGGCTACGAGCATGTGCGGAAAATTCTCACGGGCAACACAACACTTTTCGCGCTCGCGGCAATACTGCTTCTTAAACCGCTCGCAACTTGCGTAACAGTCGGTTCGGGCTGGCCCGGAGGGCTTTTCGCTCCCGCGATATTCATGGGCGCAGCAACGGGAGGAGCGTTTTCAAAAGCGATGGCGGCCGTCACGTCCACACCCGCAGGCATCGCGCCCGTGTGCGCAACGGTAGGCATGGGCGCGTTTCTGGCGGCAATCACTCACGCGCCGCTCACCTCCATATTTCTGATCCTGGAACTGACCCACACCTACCACCTCATTGTGCCCGCGATGGTTTGCGTTGTAACAAGCTGGACTATCGCCCGCTCTCTGTCCGGCGGCTCCATAGAGGCTCTTGAACTCAAAAAAGAGGGCGTGGAAATAAGCGGCATAGAGAATGAGAGTCTGCACTCCCTGCGCGTGCGGGACGTGATGAGAACAACCATTGAGACCATTGACGAAAACACAAGTTTGCGAAAACTGATTGAGGATTTACCGGGAAGCAAATTCACAACATTCCCCATTGTGAACTCTGACGGCGGGCTGTCCGGCATTGTTTCAATTCAGGACTTCCGCCAGTGGCTTTTTCAGGAGGATTTGAAAGACTTGCTACTCGTCAAGGAGTTTGCCACTCTGGATGTTACGACCGTCTGCCCGGACGACAATCTTTATGAAGTGGTCAAAATTCTCGGTCAAAAACCCGCTGAAATTCTTCCCGTTGTGGAAGCGAGAGGGTCGAAAAAACTTGTGGGAATTTTGTCGCGGCGCGACGTGATTGAGGCGTATAACAAAGCGGTTGCAGTGGGGTGA
- a CDS encoding DUF4209 domain-containing protein, with amino-acid sequence MLHERIKEYLEKLDREKNPLENLHGENAFSHEMKKILDGLKPYKPSKEDQIEIQSFDFTEAYRTQDSGWTTYYGSMLSTYRSMFSTPEYEYPDINNIDEQYLDYWSERARQAQNPVLSARYADLVVNFSPMVLSEKADIEMFRKVIDSNIQICENLLAIDIDCKKKIERALFLSTFIKDERRILRAKKATIDLEKKISVDDKPSLWGFSFRLLLLEFPKKVKCTKQEEKELVEELEGRLKRAEKNRMIVECATTPLAEYYHKQKDEQNLMRVLGVLENMLKTDEYINSSHLLILGAYEQLRETYGRYASSFSKAKESENRILQEMSRFDLDEKKSLKVVSAETTIDRKEIDDNLKRIFGEHEERSLPEVLQMVVIQSLPRKENEEKYFNDISKQSPLELIIPKNILSDEGFSIGKANSFDQNFLLHAVQGVQFASLISRFAIDKLKEKFSREETFDYLTNSMLFEKENKNYLKKAVFSYWDGDYLVSSHFFIPLIESGIRELIKRCNGVVLKPNQIGGYECVSLSSLLGNCEYEKDLNQIFAFFGKDVVFYLKLILTERLGLNLRNDFAHGLVKEKFGKRETSDILFCVLSLMSFLKEK; translated from the coding sequence ATGCTTCACGAGAGAATCAAAGAATACCTTGAAAAATTGGACAGAGAAAAAAATCCTCTGGAAAATTTACATGGAGAAAATGCTTTTTCTCACGAGATGAAGAAAATTCTTGATGGACTCAAACCCTACAAACCCAGCAAGGAAGATCAAATAGAAATACAATCCTTTGACTTCACGGAAGCCTATAGAACCCAAGATTCTGGTTGGACAACTTACTATGGGTCAATGCTTTCCACCTATAGGTCAATGTTTTCCACGCCAGAATATGAATATCCTGACATTAATAATATAGACGAACAATATTTAGATTATTGGTCAGAAAGAGCAAGGCAGGCTCAAAACCCTGTTTTGTCGGCAAGATATGCAGATTTAGTTGTCAATTTTTCCCCGATGGTTTTGAGTGAAAAAGCGGACATTGAAATGTTTCGGAAAGTAATTGACTCAAATATACAAATCTGTGAAAACCTTTTAGCAATTGACATTGATTGCAAAAAGAAAATAGAAAGAGCGTTGTTTTTGTCAACTTTTATAAAAGATGAGAGACGAATATTAAGAGCAAAGAAAGCAACAATCGATCTCGAGAAAAAAATTTCAGTAGATGACAAACCAAGTCTTTGGGGTTTTTCTTTTCGGTTGCTTTTGCTGGAATTTCCGAAAAAAGTTAAGTGTACGAAACAGGAAGAGAAAGAACTGGTGGAAGAACTCGAAGGAAGACTTAAAAGAGCAGAGAAAAATAGAATGATTGTAGAGTGTGCCACCACACCCCTTGCGGAGTATTATCACAAACAAAAAGATGAACAAAACCTCATGCGTGTTTTGGGTGTTTTGGAGAACATGCTCAAAACGGACGAATATATCAATTCCTCCCATTTGTTAATATTAGGTGCCTACGAACAACTTCGAGAAACATATGGGAGGTACGCCAGCAGTTTTTCAAAAGCAAAGGAGTCGGAAAATAGAATTTTGCAAGAGATGAGTCGGTTTGATTTAGACGAGAAAAAATCCCTTAAGGTAGTATCCGCAGAAACAACAATAGATAGGAAAGAAATTGATGATAATCTTAAGAGGATTTTTGGTGAACATGAAGAGCGTAGCCTGCCTGAAGTTTTACAAATGGTTGTAATACAGAGTTTGCCACGAAAAGAAAATGAAGAAAAGTATTTCAACGATATTTCGAAACAATCTCCTTTGGAACTTATTATTCCGAAAAATATACTCTCAGATGAAGGCTTCAGTATTGGCAAGGCTAATTCTTTTGACCAGAACTTTCTTTTGCATGCTGTACAAGGAGTACAATTTGCCTCGTTAATTTCTAGGTTTGCAATTGATAAGCTCAAAGAGAAATTTTCCAGAGAAGAAACTTTTGATTATTTAACTAACTCAATGCTTTTTGAAAAAGAAAATAAAAATTATTTAAAAAAAGCAGTTTTTTCATATTGGGATGGTGATTATCTTGTTTCTTCGCATTTTTTCATTCCTTTAATAGAAAGTGGTATTAGAGAGTTAATTAAGAGATGCAACGGTGTAGTGTTGAAACCAAATCAAATTGGCGGATACGAATGTGTTTCGCTGTCTAGCTTGCTCGGAAATTGCGAGTACGAGAAAGATCTCAACCAAATCTTTGCCTTTTTTGGCAAAGATGTGGTGTTTTATTTGAAATTGATACTTACAGAGAGGCTTGGATTGAATTTGAGGAATGATTTTGCACACGGACTAGTAAAAGAAAAATTTGGCAAGAGAGAAACTTCAGACATATTATTTTGTGTTTTGTCTTTAATGTCTTTTCTTAAGGAAAAGTAA